The uncultured Sphaerochaeta sp. genome includes the window AGAACATGGTGGCCACGGTTACCGGATGAAGATCAAGAAGGTCTGTGCACGCCTTGACAGCTTGGTTGAGGGCAGGACGTTGGATGATAATGCCTCGGTGATGGTTGAGTATGAGGGGGGAGGCAAGGGCCTGTACTGGTCAAGCCAGATTGCCTTTGGGTATGACAACGCCCTTCGTATCCGCATCTTCGGTGAGAAAGGGAGCTTAGAGTGGCTGCAGGAGGCCCCTGATTACTTCTTCTTTACCCCGTGTGATGGCCCCAAGCAAAGGTGGAGCCGCGGGCGTGAGGCATTCGACCCGGTAGCCCAGCAATACTCCCGTGTGCCGGCAGGACACCCCGAGGGTCTCTACGAGGCATTTGCCAATATCTACAAACCCTTCATCCTGGCGCTTGGAAAGCAACTTCGTGGAGAGAAACTGGATAAGACAGATCTGGATTTTCCCGGAGTTGAGGAGGGCCTCGATGGTGTGAAATTCATTAATCGGTGTCTGGAGAGCAGCAAGCAAGGCTCTGTTTGGGTCGACCTATAAGAAATCATAAAAAGGAGCAAATCCATGGCTAGAATGGTGACAATTTTTACCGGACAGTGGGCAGATCTTCCCTTTGAGAAGATGTGTGAGACCGTAAGTGAAATGGGGTATGACGGGGTTGAGATTGCCTGTTGGGGTGATCACATGAATGTTGAGAAGGCTGCAAAGGATCCTTCCTATGTAGCTGACAAGAAAGCAATCCTGAAGAAGTACAACCTTGGTTGCTATGCCCTGGGAAACCACCTTGCCGGGCAGTGCGTCGGAGATGCCTTTGGTGACCCCCGTCTCGCCGGTTTTGCCCCCAAGAGCCTCAAGGGTGATGACAAGGCAATCCGCCAGTGGGGAATCGACCAGATGAAGTACACCGCCCAGGCAGCAAAGAACATGGGTTGCTCGGTGGTTACCGGTTTTATGGGGAGCCCGATCTGGAAGTATTTCTACTCATTCCCTGCCAACAGTGAACAGTTGATCGAGGATGGCTACCAGGAGATCTACGACCTCTGGACTCCGATCCTTGATGAGTTTGACAAGCAGGGCGTGAAGTTTGCCCTTGAGGTACACCCCTCTGAGATCGCGTATGACTATTACAGCACCCAGCGTCTCCTGGAGAAGTTCAAGAAGAGAGAGGCTCTGGGCATCAATTTCGATCCAAGTCACCTGCAGTGGCAGGGGCTCGATCCCGCACTTTTCTTCCGTGATTTCGCTTCCCATATCTATCATGTGCATATCAAGGACAGCTTGGTGAAGCTGGACGGCAGGAGCGGTATTCTTGGATCCCACCTGGCCTTCGGTGATTTGAGAAGAGGGTGGAATTTCGTCTCCCCTGGTCATGGGGATGTCGATTTTGACATGATCATCCGTGAGGCAAATGCCGCAGGATACCACGGGCCCTTGTCCGTTGAATGGGAAGACAATGGCATGGATAGGTTGTTTGGTGCGAGTGAAGCACTTGAACTGGTGAGAAGAGTAGATTTCGAACCCTCGAATGTTGATTT containing:
- a CDS encoding sugar phosphate isomerase/epimerase family protein: MARMVTIFTGQWADLPFEKMCETVSEMGYDGVEIACWGDHMNVEKAAKDPSYVADKKAILKKYNLGCYALGNHLAGQCVGDAFGDPRLAGFAPKSLKGDDKAIRQWGIDQMKYTAQAAKNMGCSVVTGFMGSPIWKYFYSFPANSEQLIEDGYQEIYDLWTPILDEFDKQGVKFALEVHPSEIAYDYYSTQRLLEKFKKREALGINFDPSHLQWQGLDPALFFRDFASHIYHVHIKDSLVKLDGRSGILGSHLAFGDLRRGWNFVSPGHGDVDFDMIIREANAAGYHGPLSVEWEDNGMDRLFGASEALELVRRVDFEPSNVDFDGAMEN
- a CDS encoding Gfo/Idh/MocA family oxidoreductase, with protein sequence MKIKKVCARLDSLVEGRTLDDNASVMVEYEGGGKGLYWSSQIAFGYDNALRIRIFGEKGSLEWLQEAPDYFFFTPCDGPKQRWSRGREAFDPVAQQYSRVPAGHPEGLYEAFANIYKPFILALGKQLRGEKLDKTDLDFPGVEEGLDGVKFINRCLESSKQGSVWVDL